The genomic stretch caggggtggggaacctccgggccgcgggctgtataaggcccgcaaagctgtttgctccggcccacccgcttccctcagtgagacatgccgccgctcagtccggcggcagcgtgtctcagctgtcaggacagggaggagagcgcggcaatgtcgggcggcggcgtgtaggacttgaaaccagccgctggttcgtgagccaatcaggagccgcggctgccggtccgcgagctctgattggctctcgaaccggcggctggtttcaagtcctacacgccgccgcccaacatagccgcactCTCTtcagtgtcccgccgaaaggagcggtaagcagcacggggggcatttgtatgcctggcacggtgaggggcatttgtatgcctggcacggtgaggggcatttgtatgcctggcacggtgaggggcatttgtatgcctggcacggtgaggggcatttgtatgcctggcacggtgaggggcaattgtggatctggcactgcactattgggggcatatgtgtatcacgtcccattttaactggccacacccattttttggcgcgtgcgccccTCCGGCGCgctcacacagtacctctaaggggcagacctactggggggcagggtaattttttaagttgagaatttttgtattttataaatatccaaatggccctcagtagaaaaaaggtcccccacccctgctatagagggTAGCACAGGCAGCAGATGTGAAGGCATGCACATTAAAGCCTCCTCCATTTATTCCATCTACACTTGCTTGGGACCTAATCTTGGTCTTGACAGCTTTACAACATTCTCCATTTCAATCTGTGGAGTTCATTATGTCAATAAGAGTTTCAGGATGATCGGCTGTGTCATGCAGATCCCCATATATCATGTTTCCTAAAATAAGGGTATGGAAGCCTGTTCTGCGATACTGTACAGATGAGGAGTAGCTCCTGGGCGGTGCATCATGGGTCCTCATTTGAGCAGCGTTGCTGAGGCCACCAGGTCATTGGTACATTTTACAAAGTGTTGCCATTTTTATGTACACATTTTAGTTTTTGATAGAAGGTATAACGCTGAGCAACTTCTGAACATGCCCTCCCATAGGGCCAGGATTCCCCAGTTGGGTGTGTCAGAAAATGAAGGTGTTTTTATATTTACTTTAAAACCTTTCCTTGTGACACACTGGGTGCCCTCTTGTTTTAAGTCTTCCCCGTTGTCTGTTGTAGGAGAACATTTTGTTAAAGTGTCCAAACTCCTGCCTGAATTTCTCTACCCATTGTTTCAGTGgcctacttttttttttattatttttattttttccccctcccaTTTCCAAGATTAACTTTTTTCTTTTCCCTTATTGACATTTTATTCATATAGTGCCCGTAACTGTTGTACTTCACAATATGACTGTAAAATCCATTTAGTATaacccataagttctcaaactctgtcctcaaggcccCCAGACAGTCGACGTTTTCCAGGTAAccgagcaggtgcacaggtgtatgtattattcactgacacactttaaaaggtccacaggtggagctaattatttcacttgtgattctgtgaggagacctagaaaacatgcactgtgtggggtcctgaggacagatgtattaacctggagaaggcataaggaagtgataaaccagtgataagtgcaaggtgataaacgcaccagccaatcggcaccaatatgtaaattgaccgtTATAAGCTGACTGGCtgctgtgttatcaccttgcacttatcactggtttatcacttccttatgccttctccaggttaatacatctgcccccgagtttgagaacctgtcgtCGTATAAccttaaaccagaggttcccaaatgcggtcctcaaggcaccctaatggtcctaGTTTTCATTATGTCCATGCTTGCCCATAagttacttaattagtacctcattcagtttgatttaaccatgtgttgTGGGCCAtgtatatacttaaaacctggactgttagggttccTTAAGAATTGCGTTTGGGAACTTCTGCCTTAAACTAAATTAATGGTTCTTATATTCAATCCTCAGGACTCCCCAAGTTCACGttctccaggtcacctagcaggtgcacaggtgtattcattgctcactgacactttttaagagatccacaggtggagctaatgatttcacttgtgattctgtggcgATCTGGAAAATATAAATTGTTCAAGCTGCTGAGGATAGGTTTTGAGATCAAGTGAACTAGATCATTTATTGACTATCTTGGTAAACTTGTGTGTTTGTTTACTATTTTTATGTTCCCCGCTTCTAATTTTGTTTTTATTCTTATTTGTTGTCTTGCCCATCAAAGTGGATACCTGCCCTAGAACACCAGAAGAAGCCTCAGCATTTGAAGAAATCAATTATGTTGATGAAAACCCTGACTTGTCTTACACACCAGGTGCCTTTGAACAGTTTGGAAATACTATTGACTCTTTCTTTGTCCATTTCGATCCATGTCCTTTGGAGGAAAGCTGGTTTGTTACTCCACCTCCTTGTTTTACTGCTGGAGAGTTGACCACTATTGAGGTGCAGACCAACCCTTTGGAAAACCTTCTCATAGAACACCCAAGCATGTCGGTTTATGCTGTTCGCAATGTTGCCAATAAGCAGATAGCTACATGTGATTCAGACTTTCGCAGCTCCAGTAGTTTAgggtaagttgttttttttttttttttatatccagtATGTGCATGTTACACAATATGCCCTATGGGACTTGACACTGATCCGTGTTGCTTTTGTATGTTTATTGCTATTTGAATAGATGTGTTTTGTTTGTTTATgggtggttttttttatttttttttatttcaacctCTGTATTTGTTTTCCAGGTTGGATACAGAACGTAAAAAAGTGGGTCAACGTGTTCATTGTTATGTTGCATCTCTCGCCGCTCGCACAAACTGTCTGGACCAAACCAAGACTTTTCGCTGCACTAAGTTGTCAAAGCGGCTATTGGAAAAACCTCTTCTGAACCGAAAGAGCCTTAGACGCCAAAATCTCATTCGAGGTTGCCATTCACGTCCGATCAAGCACAATGGGCTCCTCGTCCACCAACCTTGCCAGCGTCGGTACAATTATTGAGTGAATGTCTGACCATAGTTTtgtctctcctcccctccccccccgtcCCCAAAGTATTCTGCTCTCAGGATTTGCATTCTATACACACCTATATTCAGTGAATGCAGATCTCCATCTCTTTCTGTCCTAGATGAGTTTCTCCTTTCAAAACACAAGGCTGTAGTTATGATGTGTAGCTTCATATTAAGCATGCATGTAATGGATACAGTTATGAACGGTTAAAGCTTTTCAGCAGATGGAGAGTGGCTTTAAAAATGTGATTACTATTTTAGGCAACTGGGCATGGGAAAAGCTCTAAAGAACCTTTTTACAGAGCACATCTATTATTTTGTATATTAATAGCTCTTTAATGCAGTTTTCAAGCGCAGTTTCTTGAGCTAACCAGGGGCGGTGCATCATTCAGAACATCGACCCAAACTGCCACAGTTCAGAAACAAGTGCGACAATAAATCAAACAAAAATTGGTTTAGCAAGTCCATGCTAggcctctagaacaggggtgggaaacctttggccctccagcagttgctgaactacacataccagcatgccctgctaccgttttgctattttgccatgctaaaactgttgcagggcatgctgggatgtgtagttcaacaaaatctggagggccgaaggttcctcaCCCCTGCTCTAGAATAACAAAAGAATACACCTTCTAATCCGTGATGAGAGAGGTTTTATTCAAATAGGTTTGGTCATCAAGGATCCAAAAAACTAggtgtatgcatttttttttaaatgtgtattaTAACGCAACAAAAGAATACGGTTCATACAATTGATGCTTgagaaaaaaaatttaaaaaaaaataaagggctGAGTTTAACCTCTTCTAGCTGAGATGTAAAGGAGGCCGGTAGCAGTTGTGGATGAGCAGCACTTCATAGTCTAAGCTTTCACTGATGACCACTGTTGGGTACCGTCTTCTGACCAGCTGGGCTTGTTCCAGTCTTCACTTTTGTTTAGATTTAATATGTAGTAATTTTACTTGATGGGCATTGTATATAAATTCATAAATAGCCAATGTGTATACAGTATTCTAAGATAGCATGTCAGCCAGGAAGGAAAATGTTTCCACAGTCATTTTATGACTTCACTGTCCAGTCTGGTTAAACTCTTACTCTTTGTTAACCCTAGAGAGGCATTCCTGCCTGCCACCTATTAAACCATCAGGGTTTAAGTAAAGACGAATGTAAACTCTTTTGATTGGTACTGTAACCTCTAAAAATGACTCTTGGTAATGGTGCCTAGCACACAGGAATATATGTACTGCATTAAAGATTTGTTAGTGCTTTATGCAGGCAAACCTAAGGCAGAGTGTCTCCCTTTCTGCCTGTCCTGTCTTACTCTTGGTCCAGTTATCCACCTGATCAAATGTCAATGATTTCATGCAAATACCTTTACTCTAGacctggcctggccaacctgtggctctccagctattgtaaaactacaagtcccagtatgccatgccacagttttgctattaggcaatgctaaaactctggcagtgcatgctgggatgtgttgcttCACAACAAcgtgagagccacaggttggacatGCACGTGATCTAGGCCATACTCCTAAGGTTGTTAGGAAAGCTCTGGGAGAGGATACACAATGGTAACTGTACTGAATAATTGACTCGTAAAGCaaacttaccagcatcattgtaaaAACTAGGTAAACTACTGTAACCAGAATATTTTACACATTCATCCCTTATGTTGGACAACTACAgaaggacatttaaaaaaaataaataaatattgtgatgGTTCCTTTTTAATACATTATGAATTATTTAAGCCGAGCATGTATATTTGTTTTTCATGAAAACTTGACTTTATTTTCTATAAACTTTTACAGAATATTTGTTTTGCAACGCATTTACTGTTCAGTGTTGATGAGCAAGGCATTTTTAACATTTAACTTAAAAGCTTTTTAATTAAAATccatttatttatatactgtacattttgaaTAATGCCGCGGTTATGTTCTTCTTACAGAAACCTGCCAATATTGTGATAAGTTTAGGTCCGTTAAGGCAACATAGCTTCCATTCAAGGAGAACACGAGGGAAACTCTCTTAAATATTCACGTTGTAAACCTTGAAATGTTTATATCATTCTAGAAGACTTTTTTTGTATAGAAACCTACTGTACCTTAAAGTAGATATTTAATAATACCAAAATATGTTTCTCATATTCATTAGTAAATGACAAATATAATACTATATGTACTTCTCTGCAGCCTCACTGCTTGGCCTCTGGCGGCATATGCAAGTGAGAATGGAAATGACTGAAAATGTTTTCCGCAAGTGTTTCTAGTGGATATACTGTAAACACTATAATCTGGGCGGTAATTTAGGTTTTGGACCTAATTGGCCATAAAATTTATAGCGCATATGAGCCCAGATAAACCAGCGAGCGGTATGAACTACCTGGTTGTGTGCGTGGTCGTTGTCTGACTGCATTAATAGGATCCGGCTGTCTGGTCAGAGCACTATTTCTTCAAACTATACCGTGGCCTGGCCACTGTACATTCCGGACGAGCACCTGAAAATGCCAGAGCGTGGCTACTCTTCAGGTAAAGATGCCCCCTGTCACTAGTAAATATAAAGACATACCTTCTGGCTTAACTCGTCCTCTGTTTGCTCGTGTTTTACCATTGGGGCAACTTCTGTTCTGGAAGATGCCCTATTATTCAAGTCAAATGTAAAGATGCTGTGTAATGCTCAGATGCCGTGtataattttctaaaaggcaatagagacatGATAAACTGAATCTGGTTGCTaaaggcaacatcaccaattttcagttttagaagctttagtaaatttaccccaacaaTAATTTTTATATAATGTATGCGGTAAATGATGGCTGGAATATCATGTGATTTGTATGGGCACCAACTCTTTAGAAGGcttaataaatctcccccatacAGCATAATGAGCTTGGCTGGCTTTCTCCATAAAACACTGTTCGAAAGAGACGGTGTGGTGTGTTTGTGGGTTGtattcctctcttttttttttttttttttaatatatccaTCTAGattaacttttattttttttattatttttcctataTAGAAGAGTACAACATATTCATTACCGTAATATTTCTGTTTATAAAT from Pseudophryne corroboree isolate aPseCor3 chromosome 5, aPseCor3.hap2, whole genome shotgun sequence encodes the following:
- the TP53INP1 gene encoding tumor protein p53-inducible nuclear protein 1, which translates into the protein MFQKLNSLFMGDARSRLSEEPELSEKEDDEWILVDFIVDTCPRTPEEASAFEEINYVDENPDLSYTPGAFEQFGNTIDSFFVHFDPCPLEESWFVTPPPCFTAGELTTIEVQTNPLENLLIEHPSMSVYAVRNVANKQIATCDSDFRSSSSLGLDTERKKVGQRVHCYVASLAARTNCLDQTKTFRCTKLSKRLLEKPLLNRKSLRRQNLIRGCHSRPIKHNGLLVHQPCQRRYNY